Proteins co-encoded in one Hypanus sabinus isolate sHypSab1 chromosome 6, sHypSab1.hap1, whole genome shotgun sequence genomic window:
- the LOC132395276 gene encoding uncharacterized PE-PGRS family protein PE_PGRS54-like, translated as MRWVSGDEAGDGDVAGGGCRGCRDEAGVGDEAGDRDVAGVRTRRVTGVVGDEAGVGTRWVTGVVGTRWVSGAWRARDEVGVGDVAGDGDVPGVGDVAGVGDEAGVGTRRVLGRVGGIGGVAGVGDEASVGGVSGFGGMVGVGDESGVSGAWRVLGRGGYRGRGERGTRWVTGTWRVTGTWWVSGTWRVSGTRWVSGTRWVSGRGGCWDEAGVSGAWRVSGRGGCRGRGGCRDEAGVGTSGVSGAWRVSGRGGCWGGQGRGGCRGRGGCRDVAGVGDEGGVGDEGGVGDEAGVRTRRVSGRGG; from the exons ATGAGGTGGGTATCAGGGGACGAGGCGGGTGACGGGGACGTGGCGGGTGGCGGGTGCCgggggtgtcgggacgaggcgggtgtcggggaCGAGGCGGGTGACAGGGACGTGGCGGGTGTCAGGACGAGGCGGGTGACGGGGGTTGTCGGGGACgag gcgggtgtcgggacgaggtggGTGACGGGGGTTGTcgggacgaggtgggtgtcggGGGCGTGGCGAGCGAgggacgaggtgggtgtcggGGACGTGGCGGGTGACGGGGACGTGCCGGGTGTCGGGGACGTGGCGGGTGTcggggacgaggcgggtgtcgggacgaggcgggtgttGGGACGAGTCGGGGGTATCGGGGGCGTGGCGGGTGTCGGGGACGAGGCGAGTGTCGGGGGCGTGTCGGGTTTCGGGGGCATGGTGGGTGTCGGGGACGAGTCGGGGGTATCAGGGGCGTGGCGGGTGTTGGGACGAGGTGGGTATCGGGGGCGTGGCGAGCGAGGGACGAGGTGGGTGACGGGGACGTGGCGGGTGACGGGGACGTGGTGGGTGTCGGGGACGTGGCGGGTGTCGgggacgaggtgggtgtcggggacgaggtgggtgtcgggacgaggcgggtgttGGGACGAGGCGGGGGTATCGGGGGCGTGGCGGGTGTCAGGACGAGGTGGGTGTCGgggacgaggtgggtgtcgggacgaggcgggtgttGGGACGTCGGGGGTATCGGGGGCGTGGCGGGTGTCAGGACGAGGTGGATGTTGGGGGGGTCAGGGACGTGGCGGGTGTCGGGGACGAGGTGGCTGTCGTGATGTGGCGGGTGTCGGGGACGAGGGGGGTGTTGGGGACGAGGGGGGTGTcggggacgaggcgggtgtccgGACGAGGCGGGTGTCCGGACGAGGCGGGTGA